The genome window TGGCTGGGTGCCGATCGCGCATTGACGCGCCTCGCGCGGCGACCGGCTCGGGTCCGAAGCCATGTCGCGCGTTCCAAGATCGCCGTCACATGAAAGCGGCTTATAACATCAAACACTTTATTCCTTTGCTGGCCCGGTCGGTGTATAATGTGCCGTCCGACCTGCCCCGGCTGCCCTGGCGACGGGCGGAAGCGCCTTGAGCGACGGTCAGGCTGGCCGGTTGCTGGCGGTGCACACAAGCGCGGCGGCTGCATGGCGCGCAACAATATGGAGGGAATGTCATGCGAAGGATCATGAACGAGATGATCAGGCGAATGGGGATTCGGCGCGGTTTCGCCCGCGCACTCGTCCGGGTGACGTGGCTGGCGGCGGGGCTGGCGCTGATCGGCATGACGGGCTCCGCCGCGCAGGCGCAAACGCTGCTCACCGCCTATGCCAAATATCCGCGCATCCGCCTGTTGCCGAGCGGTGAGCTGATCGCGTCGGTCCTCGCGTTCGACGGCGGGGTCGAGAAGGTGAAGATCTTCTCCAGCACCAACAACGGCGCTTCTTTCACCCATGTCGGCACGATCAACGACGCGAATTTCACCGCGCTCGGATCGAGCAGCCCCAGCCTGTTCTACGTGGAGCAGCAGGTGGGCACCGCGCTGCCGAAGGGGACGCTGATCCTGGGGATCGTGGTCGACAAGAAGGAATGCACTTCATGTCGCGCCAGGATCAATATCTACAAGAGCACCGACACGGGCCGGAGCTGGACCTTCCTGAGCGAAGCGGTTCGCTCCGCCACCTCCGGTGGCCTGTGGGAGCCCGATTTCTCGCTGGCCAAAGACGGGTCCATCGTGATGCATTACGCAGACGAGAGCAGCCCCTGCTGCGACCAGAAGCTGGTGCGGCGGCGCACCTCTAATGGCGTCGAGTGGGTGGGCCATAGCAATACGGTCGCCCTCGGCACATCGTCCAAGGATTATCGGCGGCCCGGCATGCCGGTGGTGTCGAAGCTGAACAACGGCAACTACCTCCTGACCTACGAGATCTGCGGCGCGGGCCACAACTGCGACCATTACTACAAGATCTCTTCCGACGGCTGGGACTATGGCGCGACCGACACCGAAGGCACACGGATGCAGGATGCGCTCGGGCGCTATTTCACCAACACGCCCGTGAACAAGGTGCTGCCGGGCGGAGCGATCCTGTGGATCGGACAGTATCTTCGGGTGCAGAATGGCAACGCCTCCAACAATAACGGGCTGACCATCTTCAAGAGCGCGAACGGCAGTCCCAACGGGCCCTGGACGGAAATTCCGGCGCCGGTCACGCTGCCCAATCCCGTCACCGACGGTTGCGAGGGCTTCACGCCGGGGCTGCAATGGGTGAATGGCGGCGCCACCCTGGTGCAGTTGCAAACCCGCGCCGAGAACGGCACCTGCAACGTCTATTTCGGCACCGGCCCCACCAACTGAGGGCGCTCACCATAACCAGGAATTCGATTCTTCCGGCGCGTCCCCCCCAGAAGGAAGCACGCATGCCCCCCACTTCGAGAACCCGGCGCCTTTCGCCCATTCCCGTGCCGTTACTGTTGCTACTCTCGAGTCTTCTCCCCGGGCTTCTTCCCATGGCGAGCGCGGCCACGGGGGATGGCTCCCCGAGCGATCCGAACATCGTGTATGTCGGACGTTGGGACAAAGGCAACGCGAGCGTCTATCGCAGCAATTGGTCGGGAGCCTACTTCCGGGTCGACTTCACCGGCACGAGCGTGAAGCTGCGGCTGGCCGCGGCTGCCCACGTCTATGTCAGCATCGACGGTGGCGCCGAAGCCAGCTACCCCGGTGCCACCGGGACGATCAACCTGACGCCCACCGCGTTGGCCTCGGGACGCCACACCCTGCGGGTCGCCAGCCGGGAGCAGGATCTCATTCAGTTCCAGGGGTTGGTGCTCGACGGCGGCGCGAGCACCCTGGCGCCCGTCCCCCGCGCGAAGCGGCTCGAGTTCATCGGAGACTCCATCACCGCGGGGTGCTGCGCATTGAGCCAGGGCGCGTTGAGTGACTACGCCTGGCTGGTGGGCGAGTTCCTCAACGCGGACCACACCCGCGTCGCCTATTCCGGCATCTGCTTGGAGAATGTCTCCTCCTGTAAGGGAGGCATCGGGATGAGCCGGCAATACTTCAAACTCCAGACGGTGGAATACCCGTCCTCTCCCGACTGGAACTTCAGCCAGTACCAGCCCGACGCGGTGGTGATCAATCTCGGCACCAATGACCAGCACTTCGGGGTCTCCGATGCCGCGTTCCAGAGCACCTACACCACGTTCCTCCAGAACGTCCGGGCCCGCAATCCCAATGCCTTCATCTTCGTGCTGCGCACCTTTGGTGGATTCAAGGTCGCGCCCACCCAGGCGGCGGTGAGCGCCCGGGTCGCCGCGGGGGACAAGAAGCTGTACTACGTGGACACGGCGGGCTGGGTGACGGTGGGCACCTCGGATTACTCCGACACCGTGCACCCCTCCAACAGTGGCCACCTGAAGATCGCCCGCTTCCTGGCGCCCTTCATTTCCAAGACCGCTCGTTGGGAGAGCCCCTTCGCGGATGACTTCAATGATGGCAACGCCACGGGCTGGCAGGCCTATGGAGGAGCCTGGTCCGTCGTCAATGGACAGCTCGCCGTCGGGGCCGATGCGGGCGCCAAGGCTCTCGCGTCCGGCTCCCTGTTCTCCAACTTCACGTACGACGCCGACATCACTCCCGGCCCGTCCGGCAACCCCGGGCTGCTGTTCCGCGCCAGCCGTCCGACCACGGGGGTGGATTCCTATCAGGGCTACTACGTGGGCATCGATGGCAACCAGGTGCGCCTGGGCAAGGCCAACAGTGGCGCGTGGACGCAGCTCGCGGTCGCGGCCCTGCCATCCATGACGGGCACGTCCCGGCACCTACGCGTCGTGGCCGTGGGCTCCTTGCTCGAGGTCTATGTCGACGACCTCGCGACCCCCAAGCTCTCGGTGACGGATGGCTCCTATGTGTCCGGTGCCATCGGCGTGCGGACCTACCAGTCCCAGGCGAGGTTCGACAACCTGTCGGTCCGCGCCTTCTCCCGCTTCGAGTCCCTGATCCAGGGCTCCTTCATACGGCATCGTAAGGCGCGGGGACGCATCGATCACAGCCTCCTCACGGCGGAGGACGCGGAGTGGAGGGTCCTCCCCGGACTGGCGAACGCCTCGGCCTTGTCGCTGGAGTCCACCAACTTCCCGGGCTACTTCCTGCGGCATCGCAACGGCGAGGTGTGGCTGGACCTCGATGATGGCTCCAGCCTGTTCAAGGCGGATGCGACCTGGTGGAGACGGGCGGGACAGGCCAACAGCGCGCTCATCTCCTTCGAGTCCTTCAACTTCCCGGGCTACTTCCTGCGTCACCGCGAGGGTCTGCTCTACTTGAATGGGCTTTCCACGAGCACGGATCGGAGCGACGCGACCTTCCGTGAGTGAGTGAGCGGCGGAGCGGTTCTTCCACCCTCCGGAAGGATTCATCCAGAATCATCCTCGCGCCCCTACTTCACGGCCTGTTCGAGCCTCGACCGCGAGGATTCCGGCGAGGGCCTTCCGTGCCTCAGAGCACGGGCGGGACGACGCCTCGCGGCAGGGTGTCCTCGCGGCCCGCGCGCACGAGCGAGCCACCTCCCACGATGAGCAGTGCCCCGAAGAGCAGGAAGCCGATGTCCCAGGCCAACTGTCCCTCTCCGGGGTGCACGTGGTGGATGCCGAGGAGCTGATGGTCGATGAGTCCCTCCACCACGTTGAACGCGCCCCAGCCGATGGACAGCGAGCCCAGGAAGGTGCGCGTCGACCAGGGCACCTCGGGGCGCTGGCCCGCGCGCCACAACAGGCCCAGGCCAATCGCCGTCATCAGCCAGGTGAAGGCGTGGAACAGGCCGTCCCAGAACATGTTGATCTTCATCGGCACCAGTTCCGTGGGCGGCAGCCGCGACGAGAGCATGTTGTGCCACTGGAGGATCTGGTGCAGGAGGATTCCGTCGACGAAGCCACCCATCCCGGTGCCGAGCAACACGCCCGCCGAGATGAGCGCGCCTTGATGCCGTGCTTCACCCGCCATGGTCTTCTCCTTGCCGCCCCGTCAGGCCCACTCGGTACAGCAGCGCGCTGAGAAAGCCGATGAGCAGGAAGGGCACGCACACCATCACCAGCGCGTCCACGAACCCGACCTCGACAATCGCGCGCCGCACCACCCGGCTGGTGGGGCAATCCGGACAGGCGGACGCGATCGTCGTCACCACGAAGCTCCCCCAGGCCGCGAGGGGAGGAAGTGAGCGCAGTCTCATGCCGCCCAAGCTAGAGCCTCCCCACTTCGAACCTCCGGCGAACTGGAGCCGAACGTCTGGGAGTGTCCAGTCGCGGGCCTACCGCCGCTCGCGCACCTTCAGGATTCGTCGGGCAGTGAGCCCCCGGTCATCCGAGACGACGATCTCATGCGTCCCCTCGGAGGGCGCCCACCACACCCGCTCGTCCGCTCGCGCCGAGGCCAGGAACTCCCCGTCCACGAACCACGCCAGCTCGCGGTCTTCCTCCGACTCGGCCTCCAGCGGCACCTCCTGTTGATCCGCCGGGAGGCCGGGAATCAACAGCGTCACCTGCCCCGCTCCGGGCGAGATGATCTGCGGAGCCCGCCGCGCGCCGCCGGGCTCGCACCCGGGCGCGAAGGCGGGAGGCTGGGGCAACAGCCGGTGCTGCTCGTCCAGCCACCGCCGGACGCTCGCCGGCCAGGAGAGGAACACCCTCATCTCGGTGCGCCGCCCGGCCCGGCACGCCGGACTCACCGCCAGCCCCGTGGCCACCTCCACCTCCACCTGCTGGTGATAGGGACAGACCGCCGTGGGCACGTGGCTGCGCTCGGCGTACACGAGCTTGCGCTGGGTACAGGCCTCGGTGGGCAGGTGGCCCGACCAGGCGCAGACCTCCACCTGGGTGAGATCCGGGGGCACGGCCAGATCGGGATCCTCGGTGCGGCCTCGGGGCGCGAGCCCCTCGAGGATGTCGAACAGCAGGGGCCCCGACGTCTCCGCCCCCACCAGGTGCACGCTGGGCGAGTTGTCGAAGTTGCCCGTCCACACCACCGCGGTGTGCCGAGGCCCGGAGCCGGCCGCCCACGCGTCGCGGTGGCCGAAGCTCGTCCCCGTCTTCCAGTGCACCTGGGAGGGCAGCCCCGTGAGCTGGCGCCGCGCCGGGAAGTCCGGTCGGTCCCTCAAGGACAGCGCGCGCCGGGTGAGCCACGCCGCCCCGCGCGAGAAGAGCTCCTGGGCCTCCCCGGGCGCGTCCTCTGCCAGCACCCTCAGGGGCCGCGCCTGGCCGTTCTCGGCGAGCGCCAGGTAGAGGCCCGCCACCTCCAGGGGCGTGAGCTCGATGCCGCCCACCGACGCGGACAGGCCGTAATGCCCCGGCTCCGGATTCAAACTCGTCACGCCCGCGAGCCGCAGCGTGCCGAGGAAGCGCTCCACCCCGAGTTGCTGCAACAACTTCACGAAGGGCAGGTTGAGCGACTGCGACAGCGCGCTCTCCAGCCGCACGAGCCCCTGGAACTTCCCATCGAAGTTGCGCGGCGCGTAGGTGCCATACGCGGCCGGGATGTCGGCCACGCGCTGCTCGGGCCCGGCCAGCCCCTCGTCGATGGCCAGGGCATAGATGAAGGGCTTGAGCGCCGAGCCGGGTGAGCGCGCCGTCGCGAAGCCCGGAATCTGTCCGCCATGCGCGGTGTCGAAGAAGTCGAGGCTGCCCACCAGGGCGACCACCTCGGCGCGCTCCCGGTCCACCACCACCGCCGCGCCGTTGTGGATGGCCTGGGCACGAAGCCCGGGAGCGGCCTCGCGCATCACCCGCTCCGTCAGCCGCTGCGAGCCCGCGTCCAACGTCGTGCGCAGCACGAGCTGTCCCGGCCGCTGGGCGCGCAACCACGCCGCCGCATGGGGCGCCTCGCGCGGAAAGGGCATGAGACGCGACGGCAGGGGCGTGGCACGCACCTCCGCCAGCACGGCCTCGGGCGTCACCCGCGCCTCGGGCGACCCGAGCGGCAGTGCCCCGGCGTCGAGCAACCGGCTCGCCACCGAGTCCCGCGCCGCCTGGAGCCGCGCCACGTTCGCCGGAGAGGGAAAACGCCGGTTGGGGTTCTGCGGCACCGCCAGGAGCGTGGCCATCTCCGCCGCGCTCAGGTGAGTGGCCCGGTGGCCGAAGTACGCCAGCGCCGCCGCCTCCACCCCTTCCATGTTGCGCCCATAGGGCACGAACTGAAGATAGGCCGAGAGGATCTCCCGCTTGGACAGCCGCAGCTCGAGCTGGGCGGCGCGCAGGGACTCGACGAGCTTGGACGAGAAGGTGCGCGGCCGGGGCTCGAGCACCCGCACCAGTTGCAGGGTCAACGTGGAGGCGCCGGACACCCGCCGCCCCCGGAGCACGTTCGTCATCGCCGCGCGCACCACCGCCAGGGGATCCACCCCGGGGTGCCACGCGAAGCGCTTGTCCTCCAGCGCCAGCAGGGCCTGGACATAGGCCGGGTCCACCTCCTCCAACACGGTGGGGACCCGCCAGCGCTCGTCCGGCGCCAGGAAGACGTGCGCCACCGTGCCGTCCCGGTACTCCACCACCACCGAGTGCTGCTCGAGGAGGCGCTCGGGCAGCGGCACCCACCACGCCGCGGCGAGCGCGGCGAGCAGGAGGGACAGCACGGCGAGAGCCCCCTGGAGGGCCCTCTTCCTGGAGGGACGCGGAGCCATCAGAGCAGGAAGTCCGCCCAGGGTCCGGAGATGAGCACCGAGCCACCCGCCTCGCGCGCCCAGATGCGGGGGTCGTACATCGCCTCCGCCTCCACGGGGGGCAGCGTGAACGCACCGGACGTCACGGCGCGCACCGCGTACACCACCGTCTTCGACTCGCCCGCGTTGAGCGCGCCGAACACCTCCACGCGGTCATCCCGGAGGTTCACGTAGTCCGCGGCCCACTGGTTGTCCGCGGAGGCCCACTCCACCGAGCCTCCCCGTCCCAGCCGCGCGTTCTCGATCTCCCAGCCCGCGGGCAGCCGGTCCACCAGGGCGATGTTCTGGATGCGCTCGCCCGAGTTGTTCTTGATGATCACCTCCACGTAGACGAGGTCCGCCAGGTTCATCTGGCCGCCCTTCACGTCGAGCACGTTGCCCTCGAGGTTGCGGTACTGGCGCGTCAGGGAGAGCCCCTGGCCCCCGGTGCGGTACACGCCGTCCGCGCGCACGCCGTCGCTGGCGAGCACCAGGTACAGCTTGCCCTCGCCCTTCTCCGGGACCTTGAGCGTGAGGCCCTTGCGCTCGCTCGCGCGCACCAGCGCCCACGTCCGGTCGCTCGCGCGCTGCTTCGTGCCCACCTGGGGCGCCAGCTCCTTGCCCTCCGCGGTGAGCACCGGCGGCGAGAACGAGGAGGCCGCGCCCGCCACGCGCTTGCCCAGGCCGGTGATGCCCCAGACCAGCTCCTGCGTGGTGTAGTACTCGCTGCGCTCGTGCTGGAGCGCCTCGGCCACGCGCTGCGCGAGCGGCTCGCCGGCGGCGTCATTGCCGAACAGATCCTGGAACGTGCTCAGCATGAGGCCGCGCCGACGCCGGTCCGAGTAGAAGGACCAGGAGTTCCACCGCTCCTCGGTCACGGCCGAGACGTCGGGGTTGCGCAGGTCCTTCTCGTAGCGGCGATCTCCGGCCAGGTACAGCGCGGCCTTGAGGAGGTAGTCCTGCTCGGCGCGCTGGTTGGCGCTGTAGAACTTCCGGCTGCCCAGCTCGTCGATGAGCTTCTGCACGCGCGCCTTCTGGCCCTTGCCCGCGAGCGCCAGCACGTATTGCACGTAGGCCTCCGAGCCGTCGTCGTAGCCGTAGTGGTTGAGCCGCTCGGGGTGCTTGGCGGCTTCCGTCATCCACTTGATCGCGTCATCGAGCCGGTCCTGCGGCACCTCGTACTTGCGCTTCTGCGCGTCCAGCAGCATGTGCGTGGCGTAGGCCGTGCCCCAGGCGACGGGCTCGGACTGGCCCGGCCAGTAGGCGAAGCCACCCGAGGACGTCTGCATGGAGAAGACGCGCCGGATGCCCGAGAGCACCATGTCCTCCACCTTGGCGTTGGCCGTGAGGCTCGGATCCACGCTGTCGACGAACTCGGAGACATAGAGCAGCGGCCGGGTGGAGGACGTCGTCTGCTCGATGCAGCCGTA of Cystobacter fuscus DSM 2262 contains these proteins:
- a CDS encoding AbfB domain-containing protein, yielding MASAATGDGSPSDPNIVYVGRWDKGNASVYRSNWSGAYFRVDFTGTSVKLRLAAAAHVYVSIDGGAEASYPGATGTINLTPTALASGRHTLRVASREQDLIQFQGLVLDGGASTLAPVPRAKRLEFIGDSITAGCCALSQGALSDYAWLVGEFLNADHTRVAYSGICLENVSSCKGGIGMSRQYFKLQTVEYPSSPDWNFSQYQPDAVVINLGTNDQHFGVSDAAFQSTYTTFLQNVRARNPNAFIFVLRTFGGFKVAPTQAAVSARVAAGDKKLYYVDTAGWVTVGTSDYSDTVHPSNSGHLKIARFLAPFISKTARWESPFADDFNDGNATGWQAYGGAWSVVNGQLAVGADAGAKALASGSLFSNFTYDADITPGPSGNPGLLFRASRPTTGVDSYQGYYVGIDGNQVRLGKANSGAWTQLAVAALPSMTGTSRHLRVVAVGSLLEVYVDDLATPKLSVTDGSYVSGAIGVRTYQSQARFDNLSVRAFSRFESLIQGSFIRHRKARGRIDHSLLTAEDAEWRVLPGLANASALSLESTNFPGYFLRHRNGEVWLDLDDGSSLFKADATWWRRAGQANSALISFESFNFPGYFLRHREGLLYLNGLSTSTDRSDATFRE
- a CDS encoding DUF2243 domain-containing protein, with the protein product MAGEARHQGALISAGVLLGTGMGGFVDGILLHQILQWHNMLSSRLPPTELVPMKINMFWDGLFHAFTWLMTAIGLGLLWRAGQRPEVPWSTRTFLGSLSIGWGAFNVVEGLIDHQLLGIHHVHPGEGQLAWDIGFLLFGALLIVGGGSLVRAGREDTLPRGVVPPVL
- a CDS encoding exo-alpha-sialidase, which translates into the protein MNEMIRRMGIRRGFARALVRVTWLAAGLALIGMTGSAAQAQTLLTAYAKYPRIRLLPSGELIASVLAFDGGVEKVKIFSSTNNGASFTHVGTINDANFTALGSSSPSLFYVEQQVGTALPKGTLILGIVVDKKECTSCRARINIYKSTDTGRSWTFLSEAVRSATSGGLWEPDFSLAKDGSIVMHYADESSPCCDQKLVRRRTSNGVEWVGHSNTVALGTSSKDYRRPGMPVVSKLNNGNYLLTYEICGAGHNCDHYYKISSDGWDYGATDTEGTRMQDALGRYFTNTPVNKVLPGGAILWIGQYLRVQNGNASNNNGLTIFKSANGSPNGPWTEIPAPVTLPNPVTDGCEGFTPGLQWVNGGATLVQLQTRAENGTCNVYFGTGPTN
- the pbpC gene encoding penicillin-binding protein 1C, translating into MAPRPSRKRALQGALAVLSLLLAALAAAWWVPLPERLLEQHSVVVEYRDGTVAHVFLAPDERWRVPTVLEEVDPAYVQALLALEDKRFAWHPGVDPLAVVRAAMTNVLRGRRVSGASTLTLQLVRVLEPRPRTFSSKLVESLRAAQLELRLSKREILSAYLQFVPYGRNMEGVEAAALAYFGHRATHLSAAEMATLLAVPQNPNRRFPSPANVARLQAARDSVASRLLDAGALPLGSPEARVTPEAVLAEVRATPLPSRLMPFPREAPHAAAWLRAQRPGQLVLRTTLDAGSQRLTERVMREAAPGLRAQAIHNGAAVVVDRERAEVVALVGSLDFFDTAHGGQIPGFATARSPGSALKPFIYALAIDEGLAGPEQRVADIPAAYGTYAPRNFDGKFQGLVRLESALSQSLNLPFVKLLQQLGVERFLGTLRLAGVTSLNPEPGHYGLSASVGGIELTPLEVAGLYLALAENGQARPLRVLAEDAPGEAQELFSRGAAWLTRRALSLRDRPDFPARRQLTGLPSQVHWKTGTSFGHRDAWAAGSGPRHTAVVWTGNFDNSPSVHLVGAETSGPLLFDILEGLAPRGRTEDPDLAVPPDLTQVEVCAWSGHLPTEACTQRKLVYAERSHVPTAVCPYHQQVEVEVATGLAVSPACRAGRRTEMRVFLSWPASVRRWLDEQHRLLPQPPAFAPGCEPGGARRAPQIISPGAGQVTLLIPGLPADQQEVPLEAESEEDRELAWFVDGEFLASARADERVWWAPSEGTHEIVVSDDRGLTARRILKVRERR